The Prionailurus viverrinus isolate Anna chromosome X, UM_Priviv_1.0, whole genome shotgun sequence genome segment aaaaaagttacagagagggagggaggaaaaccataaaagactcttaaggactgagaacagagggttggggggtggggagaggggaaagtgggtgatgggcatggaggagggtacttgttgggatgagcattggatgTTACATggaacaaatttgacaataaattatattttaaaaaataaaataaaataaaataaaaaatataatcatgTGAAAATCCATTATTGAACATGTCAGGGAGCAAAGACCACTTTTATTGCATATCCTCCTCATTGAAAAGAATTGTCCATTTTGCATTATAGAGAATTCAAAAGGCTGTTCCTATCAAATGACAGCTACTAACTGAGAAATTTAGAAAGACTTCTATATGCACCTCTGAGCAATGTTGGCccagatactaaaaaaaaaaaatggttaagttAATGACTGCCATATGTATAAGCAGGGGCAATCAAAGGGCATGTAACTGGTCAGATCAGAAGTTTACAGTGTGGCAGAGGAATGGGCATTTATGTCAAATCTACCTTTCACACTTCATTTATATTCAGCCAGAGAAGGTTCCATTGATTAAGGCCGTTTTAGGAGCTGAAGGCATGAAAgtaactgatggaatgggagggGGATAAGAAGACATCCTAAGCTAAGCATTTAGCTTGAGAGAGATTTGGAAAGGGGACTACAATCTGCAAGAGGGAAACTCTGAGATTATTTGAATTATTGCTCTAGAAAGACAATGTAATACAGTGAAAAATCTTTTCACCAGAAGCTTTAATTAACTGAGGAATCCATGCTCTCTGAATTcatgttttagaagaaaaagatgaattgATTATTTACTTCAATAATTTagtcagaggggcacctgggtggctcagtcaattgagagtccagctcttgattttgactcaggtcatcatctcacggttcgtgggatcactTCTGGCTTTGTGCttacagtgcggagcctgcttgggattctctatccctctctctctgcctctcccttgctctttctctcaaataaataaataaacattaaaaaataagcttagttaaaacttttttaaggGCATGTCCTGGAGGTCCCATATCGACCTGTAGTCTTGTGCAATAGAACTAATAATTAGACAATAAGGTTTactaatattagaaaagaaacaaaataatttagattAGTTTAACAATTCTTTGGTTATGAATAAAAAAGGTGAATTCTGGTTCTGATGGTACCATTTACACATTCTCCTAATTCTGACATCATAATTCTAAATTacataagcctcagtttcttcttctataaTATAGTGATAAATTCTTGTCTTCCTACCTTATGATGTTCTTGTGGGAatcaaataaaacacatttttaaagttaaaaaattccataaaaatttcaaactatTAGTGTTGTTTTAATTATCAAAGGCCCgtttccccacctccagcccccatCCCTGCTTGGGCTCTCATGTATACAATATCTTATTTCTGTTCATTGCAATGCTGCATACAGTACTGCATTTGTTATATTGTGTGCGATCTCTCCCAATCTTGCAACATATTCCTGTAGTACCTTTTAACATATTGTAGGTGCTCAAAAGGTACTTGTCAAACCaaattgaatgtgtatattgttTCCAGTCTGTGTGAACAAAATATCTTTTACTCCACAGAAATGAATGGAAGGCAGATTTGATTATTCATTCCATCTTGTCTCCCataggaggaaaatatttcttaccAGTCTCTAGTCTCAAAGTGGTGAACCCTGCAGGCAGCAGGCCTTCTGAAAAAAATCCATGGGTGACAGAAGATTCATTGACTTTCAATTTCAAGATTTAAATTCAAGCTTCAGACCCAGGTTGGGCAATGCTACTGCCAATAATACTTGCATTGTTGATGATTCCTTCAAGTATAATCTGAATGGTGCTGTCTACAGTGTTGTATTCATCCTGGGTCTGATAACCAACAGTGCCTCTCTGTTTGTCTTCTGCTTCCGAATGAAAATGAGAAGTGAGACTGCTATTTTCATCACCAATTTGGCCCTTTCTGATTTGCTGTTTGTCTGCACTCtacctttcaaaatattttacaatttcaaCCGTCACTGGCCTTTTGGTGACACCCTTTGCAAGATCTCTGGGACTGcattcctcaccaacatctatggGAGCATGCTCTTCCTCACCTGTATTAGTGTGGATCGTTTCCTGGCCATTGTCTATCCCTTCCGATCTCGTACCATTAGGACAAGGAGGAATTCTGCCTTTGTGTGTGCTGGAGTCTGGATCCTAGTCCTCAGTGGTGGTATTTCAGCCTCTTTGTTCTCCACTACTAATGTCAACAACGCAACCACCACCTGTTTTGAGGGCTTCTCCAAACGTATCTGGAAGACTTATCTGTCCAAGATCACCATATTTATTGAAGTTGTTGGTTTCATCATTCCTCTGATTTTAAATGTCTCTTGCTCTTCTGTGGTGCTAAGAACCCTCCGCAAGCCTGCTACACTGTCTCAAATTGGAACCAATAAGAAAAAAGTGCTGAAGATGATCACAGTTCATATGGCAGTCTTTGTGGTATGCTTCGTACCCTATAACTCTGTCCTCTTCCTGTATGCCCTAGTGCGCTCCCAAGCCATTACCAATTGCTTGTTGGAAAGATTTGCAAAGATTATGTACCCAATCACCTTGTGCCTTGCAACTCTGAACTGTTGCTTTGACCCTTTTATCTATTACTTCACCCTGGAGTCTTTTCAGAAGTCCTTCTATGTTAATACCCATATCAAGATGGAATCCCTGTTTAAGACTGAAATACCTTTGACCACAAAGCCTTCCCTTCCAGCTATTCAAGAGGAAGTTAGTGATCAAACAACACATAATGGTGGTGAATTAATGCTAGAATCCACCTTTTAGGTAATGAGAACTGTCCAGATATGGTTTTTCCTAGGATTTTTCCTATGCTATGAATAAGAGAAACAATTTGAAGCTAGTGATAACTGAAAATAGATTAATGTACTGAATACAGTCAGGTAcatttatttgaatgtttattgtGCATATGCTGTTTTGTTCAATAATTATAGGTCAGGTCTAATTACAACAACCAAAAGAGATTGCCAAACTCTTCTGCTGGGTTATAATTTCATTGTGTCACATTATACAAGTGGCCAGTGGCCTTTGCTTCGGTGATATAAAGATTATTGtaaattttttagaaagatatTTCCACTCTGGTAATATTTGTTAATTAGGTTGGGCCTATAAATATAGAACAAATTCagggattatttaaaaaaaaaacttttgtgttactactgatacatgttactttttttttcctttttttgtattattatagagtatatttttagcatattttgtattattatagAGTATATTTAGCAAATACTCCAATAATGTAACCTAACATTATTGGTAAGAAGTGTATCCAATTTAAAAGAACTGACAAATTTCATTGTATAtgttttgaaaacagaaacataaattgTGTTTGCATAAATATGGatgggaagaaacaaaattagcTGGATTTACACAATTGTAATCACCAGCagtgtcagtttttttttaatcttccttttttttacacTACATTAagattttcatatgaaatttcaaATCCGGAAAGCTGTGCTCAAAAcaattacagaataaaaaatcacataaaacaacaaatgtccattaaaaaaactagcaacaccaacatttttttcttagaatttttaattatctttcttttgagagactgATACTATATAATATTCTTCGTATGATATTTTGGAGCACAATGCATTTATTCCCAGGTCAGGTGcaaattgaaaaaattaacaacaaaataataacacaaaataaaatcataaagcacattttaaaatcttgcttaaaattttcattaataaatttttttggggggagaggagatCTGTAACTTTAAATAACTTATTCTTTCATGTTAAATTTTGGAGCACAATGCAGCCAGGTTGCTGCTAGAGTTTGTGGCCAGATCAGGagcatattgaaaataaattcataaaccAAACTAAACCAATACAATAAAACtcagaaaaactggaaaacaacaaaacaatagaaaataatcCCTAGCActtgcatttgtattttatttatttttggaggttctgtaaatttaaaagtaTCATATCATTTGTGTGCAATTTCAGAGTACAATACAGGTAGAAATCTGCTAAATTTGTGCCCAGGTCATGACCATATTGGGGGGAGAACCCCATAAAACAATcgcttacaaaacaaaacaaaacaaaacacacaagaatttagaatttgcattttcttaaggatttttaaaacttgCAAAATACCATGCTTTTCATATGATGCTTTGGATCAAAATGCAGTTAGGAAGCTGCTAAACTGGTGTTAGTTCAGGagcaatcaaaataaatatttacatatatacagaagaagagaaaacattttttttgtaacacccttaaacaataaaagaaacaaaataatctttaaaaccTTTTACTATTTATTGGATGAAATGTAGATTTAAGCATATTAAGACATGTAAATGGAGCTTCTGAGCACAGTATAATTTGAAAGGTGCTACATTTGTGCTCAtgtcagaaagaatgaaaatatattcccTCATCTacattctacacacacacacacacacacacacacaattaaacactgagaaacaatagaaatattcttaaaatgtgtattgatcaaactttaaaatatttggatgatatggtaatttaaaaatgctaagaCTTTTAAAGTAAAACTTCCAGGAATAATGCATGTGCCAGGaagtgatttgaaaaaaaaaagaaaaaaacacaccatAAATcgataatagaaaaaataaatttaaaaaaaaatttttttttcaacgtttatttatttttgggacagagagagacagagcatgaacgggggaggggcagagagagagggagacacagaatcggaaacaggctccaggctccgagccatcagcccagagcccgacgaggggctcaaactcccagaccgcgagatcgtgacctggctgaagtcagacgcttaaccgactgcaccacccaggcgccccgagaaaataaatattttaaatgatactcaaattctttttttattttttaaatgtttatttatttttgagagcgagagagagagagagagagagagagatacagaatcccaagcagactccaggctctgagctgtcagtacagagccagacacagggctcgagcacaggaactgtgaaatcatgacctgagctgtagtcggacacttaattgactctgtcacctaggcaccccaaatgataaattcttaaaactctcattaacctttgtttttctttctggtgttatatagatttaaaaatactgatttttaagtttaaaacatgagcataatgtaaattttttacatgaatcctttatattttattttaattctgttatagtaaacatacagtgctacattagtttcaggtgtacaatactgTGATTCAACCATTCCATACATCACtacttaatacccatcacctatttcacccgcCCTTTCACCAACTTCCCCTTACATTAATCCCTTAAATCAAATGTTACCATAAATGTATAAATCCCTACCACTAATGGAAACCATCCATCCAACATTTTTATACCAATTGGTTAATtacaaattgttattttttccttctggtatTAACATTTGCTTGTGTAACATTCTCCAACAACTCTATAGAACTTACTGAATGAGGAGAATGTCTTCATTCTGATTCTGCAAATCAAAAGTATACAAGCCCCGAACAGAATTTTTGGATGCTCCAATACCAAATCCTGACTTAATTTTAGTctatattaaataaagaaataaactaaaaacaatacCAGGCTTGACGTACAGTAAATTGCCTAGTTTCTTTTGtaaaatctgtttccttactAGGATAAAAATGACCAATCTGAGCCTGGGTTAGGAACCAatttaataaaatgctaaaacaatagaacaataatgaaaataaattttcaaaaatagcatTAGTTTTTCTTTGTGATCTAAAGTCCTAAAACTAATCATGCATTGTATTGTCTTGTGAAAAcattatatacagaatatataagcATTAGATTCAGTTTGATGAAATTAGGTTAAGTTAGGCTAAGTTCACTTGTTAGGTTTTGTTGTAagatcaaattagtaatcaaagtATGAATaatcttttggggtttttttagtattctttctttcccacttgTAAGTATAAACTACATGTAACTTTGTGCCCTTGGccctcaaaattataaaattttaggattatgaCACCAAAAAGTTTAATGGGATATGTTAAGCAAGTTGACATAAAATATATCAACAAATCAGTTTCTTTCTGTGTAATTtgcatatttagttttgtttaattttccatatttcaatttattttaactaatttcagtttttatcattaatataACTTGCTATTAATAAAACCTTTTTTCATATGAACAATGTAACAAacaaaatgtaagaaatataaaatttatttttatttcaaatttaaaagcaaaagcaataatTCAGTTTCATTACAACTTGGATTTCAAATGCTtatcaaatgtaataaatatgttTGGATTATCTAGTAGTCATACTTTGGTCAACTATTTATTAAACTTTGCCTTTATTTATAGGCACCTAGAGCCATTTTTCCTTTACCTTCCCTCCATCCTTTAAGAAAAAACTTATTaaggaggtacctgggtggctcaggtccagatctagcagtttgtgagttcaagccctacttcaggcttgtggctgtcagcgtggagccagcttcagatcttctgttcccctcactctctgtccctccactcactctcactctcaaaaataaattaaaaaaaacattaacaaattaaaaaagaaaaatattattaaagtataTTTGATCTAAAGTCAattttaatactttgtttttGAGGCTGTCTGAAGACTAATGCAGAATTTAAAATGGCAAGCCCCTGGGTGACTTTTCAGGAATCAAGCTGAAAGATTAACTACTGCTTTCTCTGATTCATCTAGTTTGGCTTTGATTTATTTGGGGCTTCTTGCCAAGCCAACCCTTGAATCTGACCTCTCATATTTGATTAAATTCCCTATGACAACTAGGAGTCCTGGAGCAAGTCAGGGCAAACAGACCATCTGACAACAATGAGATGATTTTGGAGCTGGATAGCTCCCAGATCAATATCAGTTACTAGAATAGGCATTGATCCCAGGGTGGCAACACAGGGAATTCCCATTTATCATTCTCATACCTTCTAACTCTCAGGGAAAGCAATGTCAGCATCTCATAAACCATTGTATGTGTTGATTCCCTCATGAAATGATAAATACTGTCTTTTCTGACACCCTTACCAGCATGATCAACCCTAGgccatttttaaagttataggAACTTTGTCATTCATGACCTTCTAGGCCAGGTCTTCCgaaaaaatggagacaaaggTTGTTTTATATATCCATTAACCTTCTTCCATCTCTACCTCTAAACTCCTGCACCTTATATTTTCCATGGTTTCCAAAACTCTGTCTTTCCTGTGACCCTTTCTGACATCTCTCCTCTTCAGAGATATTGCTTCTTTCTGGACCAAAAACAATACATAAACCTCTGTCAAGACAATGACAGGTAGAATAGATTTACACTGAAGTGTTAATGATTGATCCCTCCACCCACTGCTTTTAATCCTCCCAGTGATGTTTACATCTTAGGAAAAGAGTCTGGTTAATTCAAATGACTGAAGCAGGGTTGGGATAAGGAGACACAACTGTCTTCTTGAGCCTCAGCATTCTTCAATTCATGGTAAGGCCTCTGCAACTGTTACTTTCTTGTTCCACTCTCAATATTACTTTGTGTATCATTGAGTCCAAAACACATTGCCCTTTTCCAGATATCTGTCTTTTCCAAAACTGCCTGCAGTGACTGGAAATCTatgttctcatttccttctgataTGCTTGgattattttccccaaatgtctCCTGATTCTGGTGGACTTGGTGAAATGCTTCTTAAAATATGAAGCTGTTCGGAGCACctgagttaagcatccgacttcggctcaggtcatgatctcacagttcatgggtttgagccccgcatcaggctctgtgctgacagctcagagcctggagcctgctttggattctatgtttccctctctctgccctttctgcacttacactctatctctcaaaaataaataaacattaaatt includes the following:
- the LPAR4 gene encoding lysophosphatidic acid receptor 4 — protein: MGDRRFIDFQFQDLNSSFRPRLGNATANNTCIVDDSFKYNLNGAVYSVVFILGLITNSASLFVFCFRMKMRSETAIFITNLALSDLLFVCTLPFKIFYNFNRHWPFGDTLCKISGTAFLTNIYGSMLFLTCISVDRFLAIVYPFRSRTIRTRRNSAFVCAGVWILVLSGGISASLFSTTNVNNATTTCFEGFSKRIWKTYLSKITIFIEVVGFIIPLILNVSCSSVVLRTLRKPATLSQIGTNKKKVLKMITVHMAVFVVCFVPYNSVLFLYALVRSQAITNCLLERFAKIMYPITLCLATLNCCFDPFIYYFTLESFQKSFYVNTHIKMESLFKTEIPLTTKPSLPAIQEEVSDQTTHNGGELMLESTF